A genome region from Pseudorca crassidens isolate mPseCra1 chromosome 20, mPseCra1.hap1, whole genome shotgun sequence includes the following:
- the CMTR2 gene encoding cap-specific mRNA (nucleoside-2'-O-)-methyltransferase 2, which translates to MSKYRKLPLGSSPGTFSPDVLADIFELFAKNFSYGKPLNDEWQLPDSSEIFTCDHTEFNVFLDLKSSLNEVKNLLSDKKLDEWHEHTAFTNKAGKIISHVRKSVNAELCTQAWCKFHEILCSFPLIPQEAFQKGKLNSLHLCEAPGAFIASLNHYLKSHRFPCDWSWVANTLNPYHEANDNLMMIMDDRLIANTLRCWYFGPDNTGDIMTLKYLTGLQNFISSMDTIHLITADGSFDCQGNPGEQEALVSSLHYCEAVTALMTLGSGGSFVLKMFTLFEHCSINLMYLLNCSFDKVHVFKPATSKAGNSEVYVVCLYYKGREAIYPLLSKMVLNFGPEMTRKALFPHHMIPESFLKRHEECCVFFHKYQLETISENIRLFECMGEGEKAKLNSLRDYAVQYFMQKFQLKPLSRNNWLVKKSNIGCSTNTKWFGQRNRYFKTYNERKMLETLSWKDKVAKGYFNSWAEEHAAYHPGQSALLEGTASNLECHLWQILQGKKLPRVNCSPFCDGEILKALNEAIEKSLGGALNLDSKFRPKQQYCCSCHIFSEELVFSEVFSLTKCLQAEQDVEPSNQVKCLLVGFPALQHVKIHIPLEVQLLESAELMTFSCSLLHDGDPAYQQLFLDCLLHSLQQLHTGDIMILPVLSCFTRFMAGLIFVLHSCFRFITFSCPTSSEPLKTCAVLLCVGYQDLPNPVFQYLQNVNELLSALVNSDAPQQVLQFVPMEVLLKGTLLDFLWDLNATIAKRHLHLIIQGEREEIISSLQL; encoded by the coding sequence atgagTAAGTACAGAAAGCTACcactgggttcaagtcctgggaCATTCAGCCCAGATGTTCTTGCTGATATTTTTGAACTCTTTGCCAAGAACTTTTCTTATGGCAAGCCACTTAACGATGAGTGGCAGTTACCAGATTCCAGTGAGATTTTCACCTGTGACCACACGGAATTCAATGTGTTTCTTGATTTGAAGAGCTCCCTAAATGAAGTGAAAAACCTACTGAGTGATAAGAAATTGGATGAGTGGCATGAGCACACGGCTTTCACtaataaagctgggaaaataaTTTCTCATGTGAGAAAATCTGTGAATGCTGAACTTTGTACTCAAGCATGGTGTAAGTTTCATGAAATTTTGTGTAGCTTTCCACTTATTCCACAGGAAGCTTTTCAGAAGGGAAAACTGAATTCTCTACACCTTTGTGAAGCTCCTGGAGCTTTTATAGCTAGTCTCAATCACTACTTAAAATCCCATCGATTCCCCTGTGATTGGAGTTGGGTGGCTAATACTTTGAATCCATAccatgaagcaaatgacaatctTATGATGATTATGGATGACCGACTTATTGCAAATACCTTACGTTGCTGGTACTTTGGTCCAGATAACACCGGCGATATCATGACCTTGAAATATCTGACTGGACTTCAGAATTTCATAAGCAGCATGGATACCATTCACTTGATCACTGCAGATGGAAGTTTTGATTGCCAAGGAAACCCAGGTGAACAAGAAGCTTTAGTCTCTTCTTTGCATTACTGTGAAGCTGTCACTGCTCTGATGACTCTTGGAAGTGGTGGCTCTTTTGTTCTGAAGATGTTTACTTTGTTTGAACATTGTTCCATAAACCTGATGTACCTGCTAAACTGTTCTTTTGACAAAGTCCATGTTTTCAAACCTGCTACCAGCAAGGCAGGAAACTCAGAAGTCTATGTGGTATGTCTCTACTATAAGGGAAGAGAGGCAATCTATCCTCTTTTATCTAAGATGGTGCTGAATTTTGGGCCTGAAATGACCAGGAAAGCTCTCTTTCCCCATCACATGATTCCCGAATCTTTTCTTAAAAGACATGAAGAATGTTGTGTGTTCTTTCATAAATACCAGCTAGAGACTATTTCCGAGAACATTCGTCTGTTTGAGTGCATGGGAGAAGGGGAAAAAGCAAAGCTGAATAGTTTAAGGGACTATGCTGTTCAGTATTTCATGCAAAAGTTTCAATTGAAGCCTCTTTCCAGAAATAATTGGCTAGTGAAAAAATCTAATATTGGTTGTAGTACAAATACAAAATGGTTTGGGCAGaggaacagatattttaaaacctaCAATGAAAGGAAAATGCTGGAAACCCTTTCATGGAAAGATAAGGTGGCCAAAGGGTACTTTAATAGTTGGGCTGAAGAACATGCTGCATATCATCCTGGGCAAAGTGCTCTTTTAGAAGGGACAGCTTCCAATCTTGAGTGTCACTTATGGCAGATTTTACAGGGAAAGAAACTGCCAAGGGTAAACTGTTCTCCTTTCTGTGATGGTGAAATTTTAAAGGCTCTTAATGAAGCAATTGAAAAGTCATTGGGAGGAGCCTTGAATTTGGATTCCAAGTTTAGGCCAAAACAGCAGTATTGTTGTTCTTGTCACATTTTTTCTGAAGAATTGGTATTTTCTGAGGTGTTTAGCCTTACAAAATGCCTTCAGGCTGAGCAGGATGTAGAACCCAGCAACCAAGTAAAGTGCCTGCTTGTGGGTTTTCCAGCTCTCCAACATGTCAAAATACATATACCATTGGAAGTTCAGCTCTTGGAATCAGCTGAACTCATGACTTTTAGCTGTTCATTGCTTCATGATGGAGACCCAGCTTACCAGCAGTTATTTTTGGACTGCCTTCTACATTCATTGCAGCAGCTTCATACAGGAGATATTATGATTTTGCCTGTACTTTCTTGTTTTACAAGATTTATGGCTGGTTTGATCTTTGTACTCCACAGCTGTTTTAGATTCATCACGTTTTCTTGTCCCACCTCTTCCGAGCCCCTGAAGACTTGTGCAGTTCTGCTTTGTGTTGGTTATCAAGACCTTCCAAACCCAGTTTTCCAGTATCTACAGAATGTGAATGAATTGTTGAGCGCTTTGGTTAACTCTGATGCACCCCAGCAGGTTTTACAGTTTGTGCCAATGGAGGTGCTCCTTAAGGGCACACTACTTGATTTTTTGTGGGATTTGAATGCTACCATTGCTAAAAGGCATTTGCATTTGATTattcaaggagagagagaagaaatcatCAGCAGCCTTCAGTTATGA